A stretch of Paludisphaera borealis DNA encodes these proteins:
- a CDS encoding class I SAM-dependent methyltransferase, which produces MSDSDQTRTKAAYSLQWNRFRIIRDAEDRATFANRTGFGDADLAGKFVLDGGCGMGRYLRVAAGRGARLIVGIDLSQAVDAARELTAGLAEVAIARGDLLRPPFAAGSFDLIYSIGVIDHTPDPRSAFLELARLLKPGGRIAIWIYERESPIVERIMNAQRAISTRLPLGVLLALCRLSAPIGLWKRRLMASRRRPVERFGVALHALTIGVSMHPDAEVRVCDTLDWYAPKYLSRHTVDEVAGWFAEAGLRDVVDLSRSQAFHHEGQGNGVNLSGRRPDAAEAVGDEPSRPGLTA; this is translated from the coding sequence ATGTCCGATTCCGACCAGACGCGCACCAAGGCGGCTTACAGCCTCCAGTGGAACCGGTTCCGGATCATCCGCGACGCCGAGGACCGGGCCACGTTCGCGAACCGGACGGGGTTCGGCGACGCCGACCTGGCCGGCAAGTTTGTGCTCGACGGCGGCTGCGGCATGGGGCGTTATTTGCGAGTCGCCGCCGGCCGAGGCGCCCGGCTGATCGTCGGAATCGACCTCAGCCAGGCCGTCGACGCCGCCCGCGAGCTGACCGCCGGTCTTGCCGAAGTCGCGATCGCACGGGGCGACTTGCTGCGGCCGCCGTTCGCGGCCGGAAGCTTCGACCTGATCTACTCGATCGGCGTCATCGACCACACGCCCGACCCCCGGTCGGCGTTTCTGGAACTCGCCCGCCTGTTGAAGCCCGGCGGCCGGATCGCGATCTGGATCTACGAGCGGGAAAGCCCGATCGTGGAACGGATCATGAACGCCCAGCGGGCGATCTCGACCCGCCTGCCGCTGGGCGTGTTGCTGGCGCTCTGCCGGCTGTCGGCCCCGATCGGGCTCTGGAAGCGCCGGCTCATGGCGAGCCGACGGCGGCCCGTCGAGCGGTTCGGCGTCGCGTTGCACGCCCTCACGATCGGGGTCTCGATGCACCCCGACGCCGAGGTCCGGGTCTGCGACACGCTCGACTGGTACGCGCCCAAATATCTGTCGCGGCACACGGTCGACGAGGTCGCCGGCTGGTTCGCCGAGGCGGGGCTCCGCGACGTGGTCGACCTCAGCCGCAGCCAGGCGTTTCACCATGAAGGGCAGGGCAACGGGGTCAACCTCTCGGGTCGAAGACCTGATGCGGCCGAGGCCGTCGGCGACGAGCCGTCGCGGCCCGGCTTGACCGCGTGA
- a CDS encoding DUF1559 domain-containing protein: MSSSAMPRAGRSGFTLIELLVVIAIIAVLIALLLPAVQSAREAARRAQCTNNMKQLALGALNYESAQQTLPPGGFTRSGALPGSKWNFSPFVHMLPLLEQQNVFNAVNFSPGVFDAQNVTIAAIGVSTLNCPSDGSIYDTTPLDPTRYTNLPPGDWREAKSSYGGVVGAWCLLLHVDNATFALRLANMNGAIYAHSSTRLGAITDGTSNTMLFAEHNHSLFDQAGRAQYHGWSSGYWTDTLLGAYYPVNGTHRFFSINDPSARDYIAFNLSSNHPGGANIGLADGSVRFLKDSVDCWSIDPTTKTAQGLSFNSDGTGRVLIAPGSRLGVLQALSTRNFGEVVSADSY, from the coding sequence TTGTCGTCGTCCGCCATGCCGAGAGCCGGTCGGTCCGGGTTCACCTTGATCGAGTTGCTGGTCGTGATCGCGATCATCGCCGTCTTGATCGCGCTGCTGCTTCCCGCCGTGCAATCCGCTCGCGAGGCCGCGCGTCGCGCCCAGTGCACGAACAACATGAAGCAGCTTGCGCTGGGGGCCTTGAATTACGAGTCGGCCCAACAGACGCTGCCGCCGGGCGGCTTCACGCGTTCCGGAGCCCTGCCGGGGTCGAAATGGAACTTCAGCCCGTTCGTCCACATGCTGCCGCTCCTTGAGCAACAGAACGTCTTCAACGCGGTCAATTTCAGCCCCGGTGTGTTCGACGCCCAGAACGTGACGATCGCGGCGATCGGAGTTTCGACGCTCAACTGCCCGAGCGACGGCTCGATCTACGACACGACGCCCCTCGATCCGACTCGCTACACGAACCTGCCCCCCGGCGACTGGCGGGAGGCCAAGAGCAGCTACGGCGGGGTCGTCGGTGCCTGGTGCCTGCTGCTCCACGTCGACAACGCGACCTTCGCGCTCCGCCTCGCCAACATGAACGGCGCGATCTATGCACACAGCTCGACCCGGCTGGGCGCGATCACCGACGGCACGAGCAACACGATGCTGTTCGCCGAGCACAACCATTCGCTGTTCGATCAGGCCGGACGGGCGCAGTATCACGGCTGGAGTTCGGGTTACTGGACCGACACGCTGCTGGGCGCCTACTACCCGGTCAACGGCACGCACCGATTCTTCAGCATCAACGATCCCAGCGCGCGCGACTACATCGCGTTCAACCTGAGCAGCAACCATCCGGGCGGCGCGAACATCGGCCTGGCCGACGGCAGCGTCCGGTTCCTGAAGGACTCGGTCGACTGCTGGTCGATCGACCCGACGACCAAGACGGCCCAGGGCCTCAGCTTCAACTCCGACGGCACCGGCCGGGTGCTGATCGCGCCCGGATCGAGGCTCGGAGTACTCCAGGCCCTCAGCACGCGGAACTTCGGCGAGGTCGTCTCGGCCGACTCTTACTGA